One segment of Meriones unguiculatus strain TT.TT164.6M chromosome 3, Bangor_MerUng_6.1, whole genome shotgun sequence DNA contains the following:
- the Trappc3 gene encoding trafficking protein particle complex subunit 3: MSRQANRGTENKKMSSELFTLTYGALVTQLCKDYENDEDVNKQLDRMGYNIGVRLIEDFLARSNVGRCHDFRETADVIAKVAFKMYLGITPSITNWSPAGDEFSLILENNPLVDFVELPDNHSSLIYSNLLCGVLRGALEMVQMAVEAKFVQDTLKGDGVTEIRMRFIRRIEDNLPAGEE; encoded by the exons ATGTCGAGGCAGGCGAACCGTGGCACCGAGAACAAGAAAATG AGCTCTGAGCTCTTCACCCTCACTTACGGAGCCCTTGTCACCCAGCTGTGCAAGGACTATGAAAATGATGAAGATGTGAACAAGCAGCTGGACAGAAT GGGCTATAACATTGGAGTCCGACTGATTGAAGACTTCTTGGCACGCTCAAATGTTGGAAGATGTCATGACTTTCGGGAAACCGCTGATGTCATTGCTAAG GTGGCCTTCAAGATGTACTTGGGCATCACTCCAAGTATCACAAACTGGAGCCCAGCTGGCGATGAATTCTCCCTCATCTTAGAAAACAACCCGTTGGTGGACTTTGTGGAGCTTCCTGATAACCACTCATCCCTCATTTACTCTAATCTCTTGTGTGGGGTGTTGCGAGGAGCCTTGGAGATG GTCCAGATGGCTGTGGAGGCCAAGTTTGTCCAGGACACTCTGAAGGGAGATGGCGTGACAGAAATCAGGATGAGGTTCATCAGGCGGATTGAAGACAATCTCCCAGCTGGAGAAGAATAA